AGATTCTCCCTAAGGCAGAACTTTGCTTAGTAAGATTCTGGCTGTAGGCTCTATATATATTTAAAGAGGCAATATTCTTATTTAATCTCATAAAATCAACTCCATTAATTTTTTTTATTACTATCTTTTTTATTATATCGGATATATTTAACTTTACTTTAGGGATTTAGAGGTTTTTTCACTCCTTTACTTTCACTATCCCATTCTTTAAAAGCTTTACCATAATTTAAATACCATTAATATACAACCATATCAAATTCAAACAAGCTTAAGCAACTTTCATAGGAAACCATGGCATCTACTTCTGATATCCTATCACTGACTAGATTTCTATATAACATATATAGCTTTAAATGAAGATCTGGATTCGAATGCTTAACTTCTACCATTTTTTCAAATATGACATCCTCAACAGAAATTTTACTGTGTGGGCCAAGAATGCTAGAAACAAACCACTGCAGTTCCTCAATTTTTATTTTTAAATCCGGTTGATAACAAAGAAGACCTATTTCCTTTAGGTCTTTTATGATTTTCTCTATGGCTTCTACTTCAATTAACAGGGCCTTGTTGCTACCCATATAAAATCGCTCCTCTTGGTTTACAATGTTATTAAAGACTATTTAACTTTATTTATTGTTTCATTAATACTTCGTTTAAAATTGCAATAACTTTATATGAATTTCTATGAATGTTGTTTGATCTATTAATTCAAAATAATTCCTATAACAAAATAAGCAACAGTAGCTATTACTTTAGCTGCTGTTGCTTATTAAAATACTATTCTATATTTCATTTCCCGCTCCAATTATTTCTGTAGTTCTTCTCTTTCATTCATCAGTTCTCTATGCCCAAGTATCCAAGTTTTGTCCTACATTAGGGTCTACTGCAACGTTTAAATCATTTCTGTTATCTGAGTAGTAGTTTCCTTACCAGTCTCCATTGTCATCTTCATTACTACAATACCAGCTGACTCTTGTACTCTTGATTGACTCGTTGCCATTGATAATACTCCTATGTCCATAGCTATTCCTCCAATATTAGTTTTATTTTACACCGCTGGGTACTTGTAATGGCTTGCCTGAGCTTGCTACAGCCTTCAAGCTTCCTTATGTTAGGTGGCTGACACAATCCCTTTCCAATAAATGTATGAACGAAATGAATACGTTTATTGGTTACTTATACTTTTATTATAATTGCAGACTCCACATATGTTTTATATAATTCTCTGTTTTTGTTATTAAAATAAGATAATAGTCTATCACTACAAATCAATTTTTCTTTTACTTTACCTATATACATAGAATAGGTACTCCATTCATAATTCTGGGGCTTTTCAACCATCTTGGCTCTGACAGGATTCAGATGTATATATCGACTTGTTTCAAGCATTTGAGAATCTGATTCTATAAGTTCTGAAAAATATCTATCTTGAAATAAATGTCCAATATAGTTATATTTTTTATTATAGTATTTCGCATACTTACTACTTATTCTACCTATAAATTGTCCTAAAGGCTTATTTTCTGTTTTGATTATTATATGCACATGATTATCCATTAAACAATAGCATATTATTTCATATTTATCGTAGATATAATACTCCACCGTTTCTTTAATCAAAATTATATAATATGCAAAATCTTCTTTTTCTTTAAATATGTTATTCCTGTGATTACCTCTTGCAGTAACATGATAACTTGCACCAGGATACCATTCTCTTTTTATTGTTGGCATAATCAAAACCTCCACCTTATTTCCGTATTATTGATTATTGCCAAATTTCCAAAATTTACACCCCTGGGGTACTTGCGAAGGCTTGCCTAAGCTTGCTAAAAATTAAAAGTAGCCCTACCCACGAAAACAAAATAAGCACCAGCAGCTACTCCCATAGCCACTAATGCTCATTCTAATTTTCTTCCGTCTCTTGTTCTTCTGCTATCGCTATCTATTGCACTAACCTGTGCTGCCAAATTGTCTAGCCTATGATTCAAATTTCTTAGTTGTTGTGGAGTAACGACAGCCTGCTTACCTTGTTCCGCTATTTCTCTCATTTGTAACAGCTTTACTTCCTTGATGTTAAGCATCTTTTGCTTTTCCTGTGCCCACTTTATTTCCTGTTGTAGCTGTTTGTGTAGTTCTTCCTTCTTATCCTTCTGATTATCTGCAATTACATCTAAATTCTGTCCGATATTAGGATCTTCTACAGCATTATGTATCTTTTCTATCATTTGATTATCATTTTCTTTCCCTGTATGCATAGTCGTTTTCGTTTCTACTATACCAGCATGTTCTATATCAGCATGTTGTTGAACCTTTGATAGTGCTGCTATATCCATATGATTACCTCCTATCTACTATTTTTCCCAAATTACAGTTATCCTAGTTGGATGAGCCTGTTTAACATATTCCTCTAACAGTTTCATTTTTGCAGTAGCTGTCTATCCTGCACCCACTGCAACTCTTTCTCTAGTTCTTTTTATCTTTCATTACTACGCCCAAGTATCCAAGTTCTGTCCTACATTAGGGTCTACTGCAACATTCTTCATCATATCTGTAATCTGAGTAGCATTTTCTTTACCTGTATCCATTGCCATCTTCATTACCGCAATCCCAACATTTTCTTGTACTCTTGATTGACTCATTATCATTGATAGTGCTCCTATATCCATAGTTATTCCTCCTATTTTACATTATAGAAAAGAGCCAGAGTTTTCACCCTGACTCCTTAATATTACTTTTATAAGTTTATCAATTATCTTAATAATTGAAGAACTTGTTGTGGTTGTTGGTTAGCTTGTGCAAGCATTGCTTGAGCAGCTTGAGAAAGAATATTGTTCTTTGAGAATGTTGACATTTCTTTAGCCATATCAACGTCTCTGATTCTTGATTCAGCTGATGTCAAGTTTTCGCTTGAAGTTCCTAAGTTATTTATTGTGTGCTCAAGTCTGTTTTGCATAGCACCTAATGAACTTCTTTGACTAGAAACTTTCTTGATAGCATTGTTTACTGTTTCAATTGCAGTAGCTGCTCCAAATTTAGTAGAAACATCTACTGATTTTGTTCCTAAAGCTTCAGCTCTCATATCTGAAACAGAGATAAATGCTGTTTGTCCTGCATTTGCACCAATTTGAGTCATTATTGAACCATCTAAATCTGAACCTGCTGCTTCTTCTTTACCAAATACAAAAGTCATACTTTCTCCAACTTTCATGTTAGCTACAACGTCACCAACAGCTAAAGTAGTACCTCCTGTAATAAGAGCACCAGCAAATGTAAGAGTATCTTTATCTGTTACTGAGATATCAGCAGATACCTTACCATCAGGTCCAATAACTTTGTAATCAGCAGCAGTGTAAGCTCCTGCAGTTGCCTCTCCTATTCTCACTAGCATGTATGCTCCATCTTTTGCAGCAGCAGTAGCTGTAGTTCCAGCAACTGTATTCAAAGTGTCAAGGTCAGCAGTAACGATTTTTACACCTGAATTATTGTTTACTGTTGCAGTACCTTTTACTAATTCACTTACACCTTTTGCTGAACCATCCAACAATTTTTTAGTATTGAATTCTGTTGTATTACCAATTCTATCGATTTCAGTATTTAACTGTTTAATCTCTGATTGGATTTCTTTTCTATCAGAATCAGTATTTGTATCATTAGATGATTGTACTGAAAGTTCTCTCATTCTTTGTAGAATGCTGTGTGTTTCATTTAACGCACCTTCTGCAGTCTGTATTAATGATATAGAGTCTTGAGCATTAGCTCCAGCTTGGTCTAATCCTCTAATTTGTCCTCTCATTTTTTCTGATATAGCAAGACCTGCAGCATCGTCTCCTGCCTTGTTAATTCTTAAACCTGATGAAAGTTTTTCCATTGATTTACCAGCATTACTTGCGTTAATACCCATTTGTCTGTTAGCATTCATTGCGCCCATGTTGTGATTGATTATCATAATAATATTCCTCCTTGAAATTTTTGTAGGACATCCTTGTCCTCTATTTGATATTTATAGTTAAGCTCGTTGCGAGCCATACTAACTAAATTGTTGAAACGTTACTTTTGTAATTGTTGCTTTATTGTTGAATTTCATCATCCAGTGTTCTCAAGGCTTTTATAGTCCTTTCAACACCAAGTTGATTTTCAACAGTTAGGCAACTTTCTGCCGTCAATATTTGTTACTTACAACTGTGAAGTTTAATGTATATACAACTAACATCTTAATAGCTATTTATATTTTCAACTTCTATTATTTATATCGTAGACTAAATTATATACTTTATAGTTTTTTTAAAATTATTTTATAGATTTTAGTCTTTTATTCATTTCTATTATCATTATTACAGTTCTTCATAGAAAGTTTGTTAATATCAATTTGTATATTATCAACCTTATCCTCTATAGCATCAGGCTTTTCTGTATTTGCTGTATAACCATCATATAGTGAACCTATTTTAGTTTTCATTTCTCCATCCAATGTTGCTTCTAGCTTCTTTATTTCACTTTCAATACCATTTTGACCCCATAAAATTCTTCGGCAGTTTCTAGCGAGAATGTTAATATAAGCGTATACAATGGAGGTTGGTATGCTTCAAAATTTATTTTAAAAAGAGTTACCTACGGTATTTTAACCTCCATGGTATCACTCTCCATTTTTTCTAGTTTTAATACAATTAAAAATATTTCGAATATAAAAAACACTAGAATAATCTATTAAATTCTTCCAGTGTTTTCCCTTTTACTGCTATTTTTGATATA
This DNA window, taken from Clostridium estertheticum, encodes the following:
- a CDS encoding flagellin, yielding MIINHNMGAMNANRQMGINASNAGKSMEKLSSGLRINKAGDDAAGLAISEKMRGQIRGLDQAGANAQDSISLIQTAEGALNETHSILQRMRELSVQSSNDTNTDSDRKEIQSEIKQLNTEIDRIGNTTEFNTKKLLDGSAKGVSELVKGTATVNNNSGVKIVTADLDTLNTVAGTTATAAAKDGAYMLVRIGEATAGAYTAADYKVIGPDGKVSADISVTDKDTLTFAGALITGGTTLAVGDVVANMKVGESMTFVFGKEEAAGSDLDGSIMTQIGANAGQTAFISVSDMRAEALGTKSVDVSTKFGAATAIETVNNAIKKVSSQRSSLGAMQNRLEHTINNLGTSSENLTSAESRIRDVDMAKEMSTFSKNNILSQAAQAMLAQANQQPQQVLQLLR
- a CDS encoding YjfB family protein, which translates into the protein MDIGVLSMATSQSRVQESAGIVVMKMTMETGKETTTQITEMI
- a CDS encoding transposase, with product MPTIKREWYPGASYHVTARGNHRNNIFKEKEDFAYYIILIKETVEYYIYDKYEIICYCLMDNHVHIIIKTENKPLGQFIGRISSKYAKYYNKKYNYIGHLFQDRYFSELIESDSQMLETSRYIHLNPVRAKMVEKPQNYEWSTYSMYIGKVKEKLICSDRLLSYFNNKNRELYKTYVESAIIIKV
- a CDS encoding YjfB family protein; amino-acid sequence: MDIGALSMIMSQSRVQENVGIAVMKMAMDTGKENATQITDMMKNVAVDPNVGQNLDTWA